From Bradyrhizobium sp. 4:
GGACAGGCTGAAGATCACGGCACTGGAAGATTCCGAGATCGTGCTCGTCGACGCGGTTTAGCAACGCCTTCGTCATGCAGGCTTTGTCCCGGCATGACGCTCCCGACACCGACGCATCAAATCTGCATCCAACGGAGACCATCATGACCAAAGTTCTCGTCCTTTATTATTCCGCCTATGGCCACATCGAAGCGATGGCCAATGCCGTTGCGGAAGGCGCGCGCGAAGCCGGTGCCACCGTCGACATCAAGCGCGTGCCCGAGCTGGTGCCGGCCGAGGTCGCCAAGGCGTCCTATTACAAGCTCGACCAGACCGCCCCCGTCGCGACGATCGAGGACCTCGCAAACTACGACGCAATCATCGTCGGCACCGGCACCCGCTTCGGCCGCATGGCCTCGCAGATGGCGAACTTCCTCGACCAGGCCGGCGGTCTCTGGGCCAAGGGCGCGCTGCACGGCAAGGTCGGCGGCGCCTTCACGGCGACCGCGACCCAGCATGGCGGCCAGGAGACGACGCTGTTCTCGATCATCACCAACCTCTTGCATTTCGGCATGGTCGTGGTCGGCCTGAACTACGGCTTCGCCGGCCAGATGAAGCTCGACGAGGTCACCGGCGGCGCACCTTACGGCGCCACCACGATCACCGGCGGCGACGGCAGCCGCCAGCCCAGCGCCAACGAGCTCGGCGGTGCGCGCTATCAGGGCCGCCAGATCGCGGAGACAGCCAGGAAGCTGCACGGCTGAGCTACATGGCTAAGCTGCACGTCTGATGGAGGGAGCGCCCGTCAGCGCGTCCCCTTGCCAATCGCCTTCGCCGCAAGGGCAGCGAGCCTGGGATGACGGCGCAGGGCCTGGGCGGCGTGGTCACGCCACGCGAAGGGCACGCCGCGCCAGGAAAGCGCGGCGCTGACATCAGTCAGCGGCACCGGCTCGGCGCCGAAGCGGCGCTTGTAATCCTGGTTGCCGATGCTGAGGTCGAAACGCCGCACGCCATCTGCATGCAGCGCCGCCATGGTGCGCTCGGTCACGAGCAGCCCCGGCGAGCAGTTCGACCAGGAATCGCCGGCATGGCTGATGCGCAGCAGGAAATAGGCCGCACCGAACCTGACGCCGAACGTGGTGGCGACGACGGCCTCGTCGCAGACCAGGGCCGAGATGACGGCATAACCGTCCGCGACGCCCTGACGCGCGACCTCGCGATAGAACTGCGCATGGGTTTCGTCATTGAGGACGAAGCGCGATCCAAGCTTTCGCATGCGCGCCTGCTGCTGGGCATCCATCACGTCCAGCAGCTCGCGCGCACGCGCGACATCGGTAGCGATCTCGAATCGCGCGCCGGCGTGACGGTTGAAGACGCGCCAGCAGCGCGGCATCTGCATGCGCTTGATCGAGGCCTGGTAATCTTCATAGTCGTCGCCGGTCAGCACGACGTTGCCGTTGAGCGAGCAGGACCCGACCCGGCCGAGCGACACCAGCGGGTTCGGGTTGCCGCCGATCTGGGCCGGCATCTTCTTCAGGCGCAGCAAATCGAAGCGGTCCGGCAATGCGCGCAATGCGTCGATCAGCGCCTTGCCGATCACCTCCGTCGCCGCCGCGTCCAACGCGGCATCGAGCGCCAGGATTGGCGCGTTGTTGTCGGAGACGCCGAGATCGGCGAATTCGACGATGCGGATGCCGCGCCTGAGGTGGCTGATCATCGGCACCATTGCGATGTCCCTGCCGGTCGTGGCATCGGAGATCAATGCAATCAGCGGCGAGAGACCGTGGAACGCCTCGTACCAGGCGCCGAGCCAGTAGCCATGCTGGAATGCAGTGCGATGGCCTGCGTTCAGGCGCGATGCGGCCCGCGGCCAATCACGCACAAAATCGACCGCGATTCCCGACGTGCTGGACACAAGACCATCTGGTTGCTCGACGCTGAGGATCGTCATCCGCGGGACATGCGATTACTGGGTGTTTCCAGATAGATTATGTTTTGTCGCGGCCACAAGTGACCTCACGGCTTATCGTTAAGCCGATGCAACTGCGGCGGCACCGGCTGCGACAAGTCGTCCGGTTCCGTTTCCGCGACGCATTGGAACCTGGCCAGGAAGTGCAGGCCGGCCACGGCAACTGCGAACATGAACCAGATCGGATTCTGCCGTTCGAGCAGGAAGGTTTCGGTGGCCCCGTAGTACAGGCCGAACAGCCACACGGTCAGGAACAGCTTTGCCAACGCACCGCTGCGGTTGTGAGTTCGGGTCGTCTGGAAATTGCCTAGCGGCGCGAGCACGAAGACGAGGATCACCAGCAACAGCCCCGGCAAGCCGATGGTGACCGCGAGGTCGAGATAGCTGTTGTGGCTGTGCGCCGCGCTCGTCGCCCATTCGGCGCCCTGGGCGGTCTGCCGCGCGGTCACGTCGTCCCAGAACGCCGCGTAGCCGTGACCGATGATCGGCTTCTCGGCGACGGCTGCGAGCGCGAACTCCCAGATGGCGGAACGGCCGGTGAAGGTGGGATCGAGCGGAAGCAGCCGCGTCATCGCCCCGAGCGCCGGGCTCAGGACGCTGCCGACCGTCAACAGGTTCATCATGATCAGCGGCACGAAGCAAATGATCCGCTTCAGCCACAGGCTCGGTGTGACGCAGACCAGCGAGGCGAGCGCGTAGATCGCAAGACACAGCACCGACGACGTCTTGCCGCCGGTGAAGATCAGGAAGAGTCCGGCCAGCGCCGCGATGGCCGGCCCCATCACGAACGAACCAATGGCAGACAAGTAAATGCCGACATAGATCAGGATGGTCATCACGGGTGAAGCGATGTTCTTGTGGCCGAAGCTGCCGCGCCAGTCGCCGGCCAACTGCGGCTCGGTGACGTCCAGTGCGGTGTGCATCGAGTATTGCGGCGCGAGGAAGACGCCGAGATAGCAGAGCGTAAGCAGTGCGAGCGCGGCGCCGCCAAGACACAGATCGAAGCTACGCTGCGTCGGCGGCAACAGCGGCAACAACACCGCGAGCGACATCACGCTGGCCGCGAGCACGAAGCGCTGCATCGAGACTCCGCGATTCTCGGAGAAGACGATGTTGATCACCAGCCAGCCGACCAGGCAGAGATGCAGTGGCGTCACCAAGGTCTTCAGCGCGGGCGCATCCGTTGCGGCGACGAACAATACCGCGACCACGGCCAATAAACCCCAAGAGACATAGGTGAGCGCCATTCGCCCGCCGACCACGGTGGTGACATCCTCATTGCGCAGGTCAGGAAACGGATCGAGCGTCACCAGCACGAGGAGCAGGGCTGCGACTGCGACAAGGCAGCGCGCCGCCCGCGCGGCGTTGACCCCCGCAAGCCCAACGCGCAGGACGTCGCCGAACGATCGGGCCTCGACGTCGGTCATGTCAGTGGCGCTGCGA
This genomic window contains:
- the wrbA gene encoding NAD(P)H:quinone oxidoreductase — its product is MTKVLVLYYSAYGHIEAMANAVAEGAREAGATVDIKRVPELVPAEVAKASYYKLDQTAPVATIEDLANYDAIIVGTGTRFGRMASQMANFLDQAGGLWAKGALHGKVGGAFTATATQHGGQETTLFSIITNLLHFGMVVVGLNYGFAGQMKLDEVTGGAPYGATTITGGDGSRQPSANELGGARYQGRQIAETARKLHG
- a CDS encoding GNAT family N-acetyltransferase, with translation MTILSVEQPDGLVSSTSGIAVDFVRDWPRAASRLNAGHRTAFQHGYWLGAWYEAFHGLSPLIALISDATTGRDIAMVPMISHLRRGIRIVEFADLGVSDNNAPILALDAALDAAATEVIGKALIDALRALPDRFDLLRLKKMPAQIGGNPNPLVSLGRVGSCSLNGNVVLTGDDYEDYQASIKRMQMPRCWRVFNRHAGARFEIATDVARARELLDVMDAQQQARMRKLGSRFVLNDETHAQFYREVARQGVADGYAVISALVCDEAVVATTFGVRFGAAYFLLRISHAGDSWSNCSPGLLVTERTMAALHADGVRRFDLSIGNQDYKRRFGAEPVPLTDVSAALSWRGVPFAWRDHAAQALRRHPRLAALAAKAIGKGTR
- a CDS encoding O-antigen ligase, with the translated sequence MDRSATDMTDVEARSFGDVLRVGLAGVNAARAARCLVAVAALLLVLVTLDPFPDLRNEDVTTVVGGRMALTYVSWGLLAVVAVLFVAATDAPALKTLVTPLHLCLVGWLVINIVFSENRGVSMQRFVLAASVMSLAVLLPLLPPTQRSFDLCLGGAALALLTLCYLGVFLAPQYSMHTALDVTEPQLAGDWRGSFGHKNIASPVMTILIYVGIYLSAIGSFVMGPAIAALAGLFLIFTGGKTSSVLCLAIYALASLVCVTPSLWLKRIICFVPLIMMNLLTVGSVLSPALGAMTRLLPLDPTFTGRSAIWEFALAAVAEKPIIGHGYAAFWDDVTARQTAQGAEWATSAAHSHNSYLDLAVTIGLPGLLLVILVFVLAPLGNFQTTRTHNRSGALAKLFLTVWLFGLYYGATETFLLERQNPIWFMFAVAVAGLHFLARFQCVAETEPDDLSQPVPPQLHRLNDKP